AAAAAAGTGCTTACTGGCGTGACGGCTTCAAAAGCATTAATTGACAAAGCGATAGCGCTAAAAGTGGACGCTATATTGGTTCATCATGGTTATTTCTGGAAAGGTGAATCTGAAGTAATTAAGGGTATGAAGGGGGCGAGAATTAAAGCGCTGATAAAAAACGATATCAACCTATACGCCTATCATTTGCCGTTAGATGTACACCCTGAAATAGGCAATAACGTTAAGCTTGCTGAGTTATTAGAGATCAACGTTGATGGGGGGCTGGAACCGTCAGCTCAATCAGTCGCGCTGCATGGTTCGTTGGCCACTCCTATCTCTGGTCGAGAATTCGCTAAAAAAATTGAAGCTGTTTTAAACAGAAAGCCACTTCATATCATGCCTGAAATTGACAAATTAATTAAGACAATTGGATGGTGCACGGGCGGAGGTCAGGATTATATCGAGTTGGCTGCGGCCAAAGGGTTAGATGCATTTATCTCTGGTGAGATTTCTGAGCGTACTACGTACTCTGCAAGAGAGCAGGGCATTCACTATTTTAGCGCAGGCCATCATGCAACAGAGCGTTATGGAGTGAAAGCACTAGGTGAGTGGTTGGCGGCAAAGCATGGGCTGGATGTCGAGTTTATTGACATCGATAATCCAGTATAGAATTGAATTATAATCACCTCAGTCGCTAAGACATTCGTCATTCCCGTTTGCACGGGAATGACGATGTTTAGTTTAACGATCGTGATAGCGCTCTATGCTTATAGAACATAACGCTTCTAACGAATAGAGTCCCAATAGACTGTATTAATTAACTATTCTCTTTCATGTAAAGGTTCAAAGTCACGCATCTTCTTACCTGTATAAAGCTGACGTGGACGACCGATACGATTGTCTGGATCGCCATGCATCTCATTCCAGTGTGCAATCCAACCGATAGTACGAGCCATCGCAAAGATAACCGTGAACATTGAGACAGGAATACCAATAGCCTTAAGAATGATACCTGAATAGAAATCAACGTTAGGGTAAAGCTTCTTCTCGACGAAGTATGGGTCAGACAGCGCGATACGCTCTAGTTCCATAGCAACATCTAACAATGGATCTTCAATACTTAGCTCTTTAAGCACTTCGTGGCACGCTTCACGCATTACAGTTGCACGTGGATCGTAGTTCTTATAAACACGGTGACCAAAGCCCATTAGGCGGAACGGGTCATCTTTGTCTTTTGCACGATCAACATACTCAGGAATGTTATCAACACTTCCAATTTCTTCTAGCATACGTAAACAGGCTTCGTTAGCTCCACCATGTGCAGGGCCCCAAAGAGATGCAATACCTGCGGCAATACATGCAAATGGGTTCGCACCAGAAGAACCGGCTAAACGAACGGTAGATGTCGACGCATTTTGTTCATGGTCAGCATGAAGAGTAAGTATTTTATCCATCGCACGAGCGACAACAGGATTAACTTCATAGTCTTCACATGGGTTGGCAAACATCATGTGTAGAAAGTTTTCTGCATAGCTTAAATCGTTACGAGGATAGATAAACGGTTGACCGATAGAATACTTGTAACACATTGAAGCAAGAGTCGGCATTTTAGAGAGCAGACGGAATGCAGCAATTTCACGGTGACTATCGTTGTTGATATCGAGCGAATCGTGGTAGAACGCCGCTAGGGCACCTACAACACCTACCATGATGGCCATTGGGTGGGCATCACGACGGAAGCCATGGAAGAAGCTCGCAATTTGCTCGTGAACCATGGTGTGGCGAGTAACTATTTTCTTAAATTCATCGTACTGTTTGCGGTTTGGTGCTTCTCCATAAAGTAGGATATAACAAACCTCTAAATAATCCGCATTGTTGGCCAATTGGTCGATTGGAAAGCCTCGGTGTAGTAATACACCTTTGCCACCATCGATGAATGTGATTTGGGATTCGCAAGATGATGTCGCAAGAAAACCAGGGTCAAATGTGAAATATCCATTTGAACCTAATTTACGAACATCGATTACTTCTGGACCTAAAGTGCCATCCATAATCGGCAGTTCAATGGGAGCTTTACCTTCTATGTGAAGAGTAGCTTTCTTACCTGCCATTACATTCTCCTTTGTTATAATTTAATCCGTCCGGGATTTCTTCTGAGACATTTTTTACTCAGGATCGTAAGTAAAGTCAATTTTTCTAAGTTTTTGTGTGCACTTGTTAAGATTTTCCACATTTAAAAAATTAAAAACATGTCCCATGTAGCACTTTTTGTTACGATAATTGTATTAATTTGTTGCCAAACGTATAGTGACGAGGAAGTTTGTGGTTGAGACCTTATAAATTCAAGCCTAGAAAGAAATAAACGCTTTAAAATCTAGGTGCTTGGTTAACATTTTATTAACATTCTTGGCCCTGTTTTAGGCGGAAAATCGTTAAATAGATGTTAATTTTGTGGGGTTGACACTTAAAGATCTCTCGATCTACCAAAATTCCTAATAACAATAAACGCTTAATGGAGCTGAGTGAGCAAGCCCGTGAATAAACGAAAGTCCAGACCTGTCAATCTCGATTTACAGACCATACACTTTCCAATTACTGCAATAGTATCCATTCTTCACCGTGTTTCTGGTGTGATTACTTTTGTGGCAGTTGGTATCCTGCTTTGGCTGTTATCAATATCTTTGTCCTCCCCTCAAGGCTTCATGCAAGCCGCTGACTTAATAGATAATTTTTTAGTTAAGTTTATTCTGTGGGGAATATTAACCGCACTTGCCTACCATATTGTTGGTGGAATTCGTCACCTAATAATGGACCTAGGCCATTATGAAGAATTCGAATCTGGCGTTATGACCGCCAAGGTAACCTTTGCTGCAACAGCAGTATTGTCACTACTTGGAGGAATCCTTGTATGGTAAATTCTGTATCTTCAGTAGGTCGTAATGGTATCCATGACTTCCTACTAATTCGTGCTACGGCAATAATCCTTACACTGTATACCATATACATTGTAGGGTTTTGTGCTTTCAGTGGCGACATAACTTATCACTCATGGACCGCTTTCTTTGGTGGTATTTTCACTAAAGCGTTTACCATGCTTGCTCTGACATCTATCCTCGTTCATGCATGGATTGGCCTATGGCAAGTTCTAACTGATTATATCAAGCCAACGCTAATTCGTGGCCTATTACAATTCGTAATTGTGGCGATTCTATTGGTGTATTTTTTCTCTGGCCTATTTATTCTGTGGGGTGCGTAAGTGACTATTCCAGTTCGTGAATTTGATGCCGTTGTCATCGGTGCTGGTGGCGCGGGTATGCGCGCAGCATTACAAATTTCTGAGCAAGGCCTAAGTTGCGCCTTGCTTTCCAAAGTATTTCCAACCCGTTCTCACACCGTATCTGCTCAAGGTGGTATTACCGTTGCGTTAGGTAATTCCCATAAAGATAATTGGCAGTGGCATATGTACGACACGGTAAAAGGTTCTGATTATATCGGTGATCAGAATGCTATTGAGTACATGTGCAAAAACGGTCCTGAGTCTGTAATTGAACTTGAAAAAATGGGTTTACCATTTTCTCGGTTTGAAGATGGTTCAATCTATCAGCGCCCATTTGGTGGACAGTCTATAGAGTTTGGTGGTGAGCAAGCGGCTCGTACCGCCGCCGCGGCAGACCGTACTGGTCACGCGCTTCTTCATACGCTTTACCAACAAAATATCAAACATAAAACCACCATTTTCTCTGAGTGGTATGCATTAGATCTTGTTAAGAATCAAGATGGGGCCATCATGGGTTGCACAGCAATCTGTATGGAAACCGGCGAGATAAATTATTTCAAATCTAAAGCGACTATTTTAGCAACAGGTGGTGCAGGTCGTATTTATGCCTCTACAACTAACGCACATATCAACACTGGTGACGGTGTCGGCATGGCGCTACGCGCAGGCGTTCCAATGCAAGATATCGAAATGTGGCAATTCCACCCAACAGGTATTGCTGGAGCCGGTGTCTTGGTTACGGAAGGTTGTCGTGGTGAAGGTGGCTATCTTCTCAATAAAGATGGCGAGCGCTTTATGGAGCGTTATGCACCAAATGCGAAAGATCTGGCTGGCCGAGACGTGGTCGCTCGTTCAATTATGATTGAGATCCGTGAAGGCCGTGGTTGTGATGGTCCTTGGGGTCCACATATTAAATTGAAACTAGATCATTTAGGTAAAGATGTACTGGAATCACGTTTACCTGGTATCTGTGAGCTATCTCGTACCTTTGCCCACGTTGACCCAGTGAAAGAGCCAATCCCTATTATTCCAACCTGTCACTATATGATGGGTGGCGTGCCGACACAGGTTTCAGGTCAAGCGATTAAACAAGACGCAAATGGTGCCGATGTTGAGGTACAAGGCTTGTTTGCTTGTGGTGAAATAGCTTCTGTGTCTGTACACGGTGCAAACCGTCTAGGTGGTAACTCTCTACTTGATTTGGTTGTATTTGGTCGAGCAACTGGCCTACATCTTGGTGAAACGTTGGCTGCTCAATCCGAAGCTCGCCCAGCAACTGAGTCTGATATCGAGGCTTCTTTGGCGCGCACAATGCGTTGGGAAAATAGTAACCGTGGTGAAGACCCTGTTCAAATTCGTAAAGACCTTCAAGCTTGCATGCAAAATAACTTCTCAGTATTCCGAGAAGGCGATGCAATGGCGACGGGCTTAGAGGAATTGAAAGTTATCCGTGAACGTCTCAATGACGCACATCTAACGGACAAATCTTCGGAATTCAATACACAACGTATTGAATGTTTAGAGTTAGACAACTTGATGGAAACTGCATTTTCTACTGCTGTAGCGGCAAATTACCGTACAGAAAGCCGTGGAGCACATGCTCGATTTGATTTCCCTGACCGTGATGATGAGCAGTGGCTATGCCACTCTATCTATAATCCAGAAACGGAAGAGATGTCAAAGCGTGATGTGAACATGGAACCTGTGCATCGAGAAGCCTTTCCACCTAAAGTACGTACTTACTAAAGGGAGCATAACAAGATGAAACTGAATTTCTCTCTTTACCGATACAATCCAGATGTAGACAGTAAGCCTCATATGCAGGACTACATACTCGAAGTGGATGAAGGTACAGACATGATGGTGTTAGATGCGCTGATTCTGTTAAAAGAACAAGATGCCTCTATCTCTTTCCGCCGTTCATGCCGTGAAGGTGTGTGTGGTTCTGATGGTCTGAATATGAATAGTAAAAACGGCCTAGCGTGTATTACTCCATTGTCTGCACTTATGGATCAGAGCCCTATCGTCATTCGACCACTACCAGGATTACCTGTCGTTCGCGATTTAATCGTAGACATGACGCAATTTTATGATAATTATGCCAAGGTGAAGCCTTATCTGATTTCAGATGGTAATTTGCCACCTTCTAGAGAAAATCTACAGATGCCGCAAGAACGAGCGCATTTAGATGGTCTCTATGAATGCATCATGTGTGCATGCTGTACGACTGCATGCCCATCGTTCTGGTGGAATCCGGATAAGTTTATCGGACCGGCTGGTCTACTGGCTGCCTATCGTTGGTTAATTGATAGCCGAGATACGGCAACCGATGAACGATTGTCTGAACTTGATGACGCATTTAGCGTTTTTCGTTGCCATGGCATCATGAATTGTGTAAGTGTTTGTCCTAAAGGACTTAATCCGACAAAAGCGATTGGTCATATCAAGACCATGTTAGTTAGCCGCTCGGTGTAAAGTATAAAAATTGCCATCACTGTGAATATAGACTTTTTATAGGTAGCAGTGACTGGCGGTAAATGGAAAGCCCGAATGGATCGGGAAGAAAAGTGAAAACTACTGGTTAAGGGAAAATATGCACAACGGCGTGATGAAGGCATGGCTCGAGTCTTCACACTTGGCTGGCGCCAATGCAACTTACGTAGAAGAACTCTACGAACTGTATCTAAGTGACCCCGATCTGGTAAGTGAGGAGTGGAAACGTGTATTTGAAGACTTGCCTGCGCAATCTTCTGAGGTTGTAGAACAGCCTCATTCACGGGTCCGTGATTACTTCCGGAGACTCGCTCAAGAAACAAAGCATTACAATGTCCAAGTTAGTGATCCTGATGTCGATGCTAAACAAGTAAAAGTATTGCAACTTATCAATGCCTTCCGATTTCGAGGGCATCAAGCAGCAAGCCTAGATCCACTAGGCATATGGGAACGAGACCCCGGTCCGGACCTAGAACCTGCATTCCACAACCTTACTCAAGATGATTTTGAAGAGACATTTAACGTTGGTTCTTTTGCAGTAGCACAAGATTCAATGCAGTTGGGTGATCTATATTCTGCCCTTAAGAAAACGTATTGTGGCTCAATCGGTGCAGAATATATGCACATGATTAATACAGAACAGAAACGCTGGGTTCAGCAACGTTTAGAGTCTGTATTAGGACAGCCATCATTTACCGCTGAAGAAAAAGAAACCTTCCTAAATGAACTCACGGCCGCAGAAGGTTTAGAGCGTTATCTGGGCGCTAAATTCCCAGGTGCGAAACGTTTCTCACTAGAAGGTGGTGACGCGCTAATACCGATGACGAAAGAGTTAATTCGTCACGCCGGTAAGTCAGGAATGCGTGAAGTGGTTATTGGCATGGCTCACCGTGGCCGCCTTAATATGTTAGTCAACGTGTTGGGTAAAAAACCGCAAGACTTATTTGATGAGTTTGCTGGCAAAAAAAGTGATGACAGTACTTGGGGAACGGGTGATGTTAAGTATCACCAAGGTTTCTCTGCTGATTTTGCAACGCCGGGTGGCGATGTTCACTTAGCACTGGCATTTAATCCATCTCATCTTGAGATCGTAAACCCAGTGGTTATTGGTTCGGTACGTGCGAGGCAAGATCGTTTAGCGGACAAAGATGGCAGCATGGTATTACCGATCACCATTCATGGTGATTCTGCTATTGCTGGTCAAGGCGTAGTGCAAGAGACTTTTAATATGTCACGTGCTCGCGGGTTCCAAGTTGGTGGTACGGTACGAATTGTTGTGAATAACCAAGTTGGTTTTACGACGTCAAACCCGAAAGATACCCGTTCAACGATGTACTGTACTGATATTGCAAAGATGGTGCAGGCACCAATCTTCCATGTTAATGCCGATGATCCAGAGGCCGTGGCCTTTATCACTCGAATAGCATTGGATTATCGCAATACCTTTAAGCGTGATGTTGTTATCGACCTGGTTTGTTATCGCCGTCACGGCCATAACGAAGCCGATGAACCGAGTGCAACTCAACCTTTGATGTATCAAAAAATCAAAAAACACCCAACGCCACGTAAGCTTTATGCGGATGTGTTGATTGAGCGTGGTGAGCTTGATATTGGTAAAGCGACAGAAATGGTAAATGATTTTCGTGATGCACTAGATCATGGTGAAGTGGTTGTTAAAGAGTGGCGTCCGATGGAAATGCACTCCGTAGACTGGAACCCTTATCTAGGTCATGACTGGAATATAGAATGGGACAGTCGTTATGAAATGACTCGCCTTAAAGCGCTTGGTGAAAAGCTGTGCGATTATCCAGAAAGTCATAAGCTACAAAGTCGTGTAAATAAAATTTACAACGATCGTCGTGCCATGATCAGCGGCGAAAAGGCGCTCGATTGGGGTATGGCAGAAATATTGGCGTACGGCACGCTGGTAGATGATGGCAAACGTATTCGTATTTCTGGTCAAGACTCCGGGCGTGGTACTTTTTTCCACCGTCACTCAGTACTTCATAACCAAGAAGATGCGAGCACTTATATTCCATTGCAGAATGTTCATACTAAACAAGGCCCTTTCCAAGTGTTTGACTCGGTTCTTTCAGAAGAAGCCGTGCTTGCATTTGAATACGGTTATGCCACAGCAGAACCAAGTGGATTAACGTTATGGGAAGCGCAGTTTGGTGATTTTGCGAATGGTGCCCAAGTGGTTATTGACCAATTTATTTCGTCTGGTGAGCAAAAATGGGGTCGACTATGCGGTCTAACCATGTTGCTACCTCATGGATATGAAGGTCAAGGACCTGAGCACTCATCTGCTCGTTTAGAACGCTATCTTCAGTTGTGTGCTGAGCAAAATATTCAAGTTGTTGTTCCGTCGACACCAGCACAGGTGTATCACATGATTCGTCGTCAAGTGATTCGCCCTATGCGACGTCCTCTTGTGGTCATGTCGCCGAAGTCGCTTCTTCGTCATCCAATGTGTACCTCTTCACTTGAAGAGTTGGCTGAAGGTACTTTCCAGCCAGCAATAGGCGAAGTAGATGAATTCGACCCTATGAAAGTGAAACGCGTTGTATTCTGCTCTGGTAAGGTTTATTACGACTTGCTTGATCAACGACGTAAGAACGAACAAGAAGATGTCGCCATTATCCGTATTGAGCAGCTATATCCGTTCCCTCTATTTGAGGTGCGAGATCTAATTGAGCAGTATGAGAATGCGCAAGATTTCGTTTGGTGCCAAGAAGAGCCACAGAACCAAGGCGCTTGGTATTGTAGTCAACATAACTTCCGCAATGCGGTCCGTGGTAGTGATGTGAAATATTCAGGACGACCTGCTTCTGCATCACCAGCGGTTGGCTACATGTCGGTACATATGAAACAACAGAAAGCGTTGGTAGATGACGCTTTGAATCTAGATTTTGGTTAAGAACTAGAAGTTAAAGGAAGAATAAACTATGACAATTGAAATTCTGGTTCCAGATTTGCCTGAATCCGTTGCAGACGCAACGGTTGCTACATGGCACAAAAAACCTGGTGACGCAGTAGCTCGTGATGAAGTAATTGTTGATATTGAAACGGACAAAGTAGTTTTGGAAGTACCCGCTCCAGAAGCTGGTGTGTTAGAAGCTATCATTGAAGAAGAAGGTGCAACAGTACTGTCTAAACAGCTTATTGCCAGAATCAAACCGGGTGCAGTTGCTGGTGAACCAACGGTTGATTCAACAACGTTAACTGAAGCATCGCCAGATCAACGCCATAAAGCGTCTCTTACCGAAGAGTCTAACGATGCGTTGAGTCCTGCGATTCGCCGTCTATTGGCTGAACACAGCATAGAAGCGAGCAAGGTTACTGGTACTGGTGTTGGCGGTCGAATCACGCGTGAAGATGTAGATAGCTATCTAGCGAACGCTAAGGTGGCACCTAAAGCCGTTGCTGAGCCAGTTGTTGAAGTGCCTGCTGCAGCTCGCAGTCAGAAACGCGTTCCAATGACACGCCTTCGCAAAACTGTTGCCAAACGTTTGTTAGAAGCGAAGAACAGCACAGCAATGTTGACGACGTTTAATGAAGTCAACATGAAGCCAATTATGGAACTTCGCAAACAGTATCAAGAACAGTTTGAGAAGCGCCATGGTACACGATTAGGTTTCATGTCCTTCTATGTTAAAGCCGTAACTGAAGCGTTAAAACGTTATCCGGAAGTCAATGCATCTATCGATGGTGAAGAGATTGTTTATCACAACTATTTCGATATCAGTATGGCGGTATCTACTCCTCGAGGCTTAGTCACACCGGTACTTAAAGATTGCGACATGCTAGGCATGGCCGATATTGAAAAAGGCATCAAAGAGCTTGCGATTAAAGGTCGTGATGGAAAACTGAAAGTTGAAGAACTTATCGGCGGCAATTTCACCATCACGAATGGTGGTGTATTTGGATCACTGATGTCTACCCCTATTATCAACCCGCCGCAAGCGGCGATTTTGGGTATGCATAAAATTCAAGATCGTCCGATGGCAGTTAATGGGAAAGTAGAAATACTTCCTATGATGTACCTTGCGTTATCTTATGATCACCGCCTAATTGATGGCAAAGAATCGGTTGGATTCTTAGTGACAATAAAAGAACTACTTGAAGACCCAGCTCGCTTATTACTTGATGTATAAGCGTTAAAAGAAAATGGAGTCAGGCACGCTCAACGTCTGGCTCTTTTTATCAACTAGAATTACCTTGAGATTAAAACCACTCTTTGTCTGAGTCGGCTTTTATTTCAATCGGAAAGAGCCCAGTAGTCACTAGTTGAGAAGTACCTTACCTACGTGAAGGCAGCCTCAATATCGTTTTATCAATGAATAATATTGGGTACCTTATGGAAATAATAATCCCTTAAGGGATAGAAAAATGGAATAGCACAATGAATTTGCATGAATATCAAGCGAAACAGCTATTTGCTGAATTCGGATTGCCAGTACCAGAAGGCTACGCTTGTGATACTCCCCAAGAAGCTTTTGAAGCGGCAGGCCGCATTAATACCGAGAAAAAAGTTGTTAAATGTCAGGTTCACGCAGGTGGACGTGGTAAAGCTGGTGGTGTTGAGCTACATGACACTAAAGATGGTGTAAAAGCGTTTGCTCAAAAATGGTTAGGTAAAAACCTAGTTACTTATCAAACGGATGCAAAAGGTCAACCAGTAACGAAAATTTTGGTTGAAGAAGCCTCAAGCATTGCTAATGAATTATACCTTGGTGCCGTTGTTGACCGTTCGTCACGTCGAATCGTATTTATGGCGTCGACGGAAGGTGGTGTGGAAATAGAGAAAGTTGCAGAAGAGACACCAGAGCTTATTCATAAAGCGGCTATTGACCCACTTGTAGGCCCTCAAGCTTATCAAGGCCGTGAGCTAGCATTCAAGCTTGGCTTAGCTGGCGATCAAATCAAACAATTTACGAAGATCTTTATGGGTCTCGGAAATATGTTTGCTCAGTACGATCTTGCGCTTCTAGAAATAAATCCGTTGGTAATTACTGGCGACGGTAACCTTCTTTGCTTAGATGGCAAAA
This portion of the Vibrio sp. VB16 genome encodes:
- the sdhD gene encoding succinate dehydrogenase, hydrophobic membrane anchor protein, whose protein sequence is MVNSVSSVGRNGIHDFLLIRATAIILTLYTIYIVGFCAFSGDITYHSWTAFFGGIFTKAFTMLALTSILVHAWIGLWQVLTDYIKPTLIRGLLQFVIVAILLVYFFSGLFILWGA
- the sucA gene encoding 2-oxoglutarate dehydrogenase E1 component, with translation MHNGVMKAWLESSHLAGANATYVEELYELYLSDPDLVSEEWKRVFEDLPAQSSEVVEQPHSRVRDYFRRLAQETKHYNVQVSDPDVDAKQVKVLQLINAFRFRGHQAASLDPLGIWERDPGPDLEPAFHNLTQDDFEETFNVGSFAVAQDSMQLGDLYSALKKTYCGSIGAEYMHMINTEQKRWVQQRLESVLGQPSFTAEEKETFLNELTAAEGLERYLGAKFPGAKRFSLEGGDALIPMTKELIRHAGKSGMREVVIGMAHRGRLNMLVNVLGKKPQDLFDEFAGKKSDDSTWGTGDVKYHQGFSADFATPGGDVHLALAFNPSHLEIVNPVVIGSVRARQDRLADKDGSMVLPITIHGDSAIAGQGVVQETFNMSRARGFQVGGTVRIVVNNQVGFTTSNPKDTRSTMYCTDIAKMVQAPIFHVNADDPEAVAFITRIALDYRNTFKRDVVIDLVCYRRHGHNEADEPSATQPLMYQKIKKHPTPRKLYADVLIERGELDIGKATEMVNDFRDALDHGEVVVKEWRPMEMHSVDWNPYLGHDWNIEWDSRYEMTRLKALGEKLCDYPESHKLQSRVNKIYNDRRAMISGEKALDWGMAEILAYGTLVDDGKRIRISGQDSGRGTFFHRHSVLHNQEDASTYIPLQNVHTKQGPFQVFDSVLSEEAVLAFEYGYATAEPSGLTLWEAQFGDFANGAQVVIDQFISSGEQKWGRLCGLTMLLPHGYEGQGPEHSSARLERYLQLCAEQNIQVVVPSTPAQVYHMIRRQVIRPMRRPLVVMSPKSLLRHPMCTSSLEELAEGTFQPAIGEVDEFDPMKVKRVVFCSGKVYYDLLDQRRKNEQEDVAIIRIEQLYPFPLFEVRDLIEQYENAQDFVWCQEEPQNQGAWYCSQHNFRNAVRGSDVKYSGRPASASPAVGYMSVHMKQQKALVDDALNLDFG
- the sdhC gene encoding succinate dehydrogenase cytochrome b556 subunit: MSKPVNKRKSRPVNLDLQTIHFPITAIVSILHRVSGVITFVAVGILLWLLSISLSSPQGFMQAADLIDNFLVKFILWGILTALAYHIVGGIRHLIMDLGHYEEFESGVMTAKVTFAATAVLSLLGGILVW
- the sdhA gene encoding succinate dehydrogenase flavoprotein subunit; protein product: MTIPVREFDAVVIGAGGAGMRAALQISEQGLSCALLSKVFPTRSHTVSAQGGITVALGNSHKDNWQWHMYDTVKGSDYIGDQNAIEYMCKNGPESVIELEKMGLPFSRFEDGSIYQRPFGGQSIEFGGEQAARTAAAADRTGHALLHTLYQQNIKHKTTIFSEWYALDLVKNQDGAIMGCTAICMETGEINYFKSKATILATGGAGRIYASTTNAHINTGDGVGMALRAGVPMQDIEMWQFHPTGIAGAGVLVTEGCRGEGGYLLNKDGERFMERYAPNAKDLAGRDVVARSIMIEIREGRGCDGPWGPHIKLKLDHLGKDVLESRLPGICELSRTFAHVDPVKEPIPIIPTCHYMMGGVPTQVSGQAIKQDANGADVEVQGLFACGEIASVSVHGANRLGGNSLLDLVVFGRATGLHLGETLAAQSEARPATESDIEASLARTMRWENSNRGEDPVQIRKDLQACMQNNFSVFREGDAMATGLEELKVIRERLNDAHLTDKSSEFNTQRIECLELDNLMETAFSTAVAANYRTESRGAHARFDFPDRDDEQWLCHSIYNPETEEMSKRDVNMEPVHREAFPPKVRTY
- a CDS encoding succinate dehydrogenase iron-sulfur subunit is translated as MKLNFSLYRYNPDVDSKPHMQDYILEVDEGTDMMVLDALILLKEQDASISFRRSCREGVCGSDGLNMNSKNGLACITPLSALMDQSPIVIRPLPGLPVVRDLIVDMTQFYDNYAKVKPYLISDGNLPPSRENLQMPQERAHLDGLYECIMCACCTTACPSFWWNPDKFIGPAGLLAAYRWLIDSRDTATDERLSELDDAFSVFRCHGIMNCVSVCPKGLNPTKAIGHIKTMLVSRSV
- the odhB gene encoding 2-oxoglutarate dehydrogenase complex dihydrolipoyllysine-residue succinyltransferase, with amino-acid sequence MTIEILVPDLPESVADATVATWHKKPGDAVARDEVIVDIETDKVVLEVPAPEAGVLEAIIEEEGATVLSKQLIARIKPGAVAGEPTVDSTTLTEASPDQRHKASLTEESNDALSPAIRRLLAEHSIEASKVTGTGVGGRITREDVDSYLANAKVAPKAVAEPVVEVPAAARSQKRVPMTRLRKTVAKRLLEAKNSTAMLTTFNEVNMKPIMELRKQYQEQFEKRHGTRLGFMSFYVKAVTEALKRYPEVNASIDGEEIVYHNYFDISMAVSTPRGLVTPVLKDCDMLGMADIEKGIKELAIKGRDGKLKVEELIGGNFTITNGGVFGSLMSTPIINPPQAAILGMHKIQDRPMAVNGKVEILPMMYLALSYDHRLIDGKESVGFLVTIKELLEDPARLLLDV
- the sucC gene encoding ADP-forming succinate--CoA ligase subunit beta is translated as MNLHEYQAKQLFAEFGLPVPEGYACDTPQEAFEAAGRINTEKKVVKCQVHAGGRGKAGGVELHDTKDGVKAFAQKWLGKNLVTYQTDAKGQPVTKILVEEASSIANELYLGAVVDRSSRRIVFMASTEGGVEIEKVAEETPELIHKAAIDPLVGPQAYQGRELAFKLGLAGDQIKQFTKIFMGLGNMFAQYDLALLEINPLVITGDGNLLCLDGKINIDSNAMYRQPKLREMHDPSQEDVREAHAAQWELNYVALDGSIGCMVNGAGLAMGTMDIVNLHGGQPANFLDVGGGATKERVTEAFKIILSDDNVKAVLVNIFGGIVRCDLIADGIIGAVEEVGVKVPVVVRLEGNNAPLGSKKLAESGLNIIAANSLKEAAEKVVAAAEGK
- a CDS encoding Nif3-like dinuclear metal center hexameric protein; this encodes MDHLQLESLLNQKLSPELIKDYCPNGLQIEGKSEVKKVLTGVTASKALIDKAIALKVDAILVHHGYFWKGESEVIKGMKGARIKALIKNDINLYAYHLPLDVHPEIGNNVKLAELLEINVDGGLEPSAQSVALHGSLATPISGREFAKKIEAVLNRKPLHIMPEIDKLIKTIGWCTGGGQDYIELAAAKGLDAFISGEISERTTYSAREQGIHYFSAGHHATERYGVKALGEWLAAKHGLDVEFIDIDNPV
- a CDS encoding citrate synthase, which encodes MAGKKATLHIEGKAPIELPIMDGTLGPEVIDVRKLGSNGYFTFDPGFLATSSCESQITFIDGGKGVLLHRGFPIDQLANNADYLEVCYILLYGEAPNRKQYDEFKKIVTRHTMVHEQIASFFHGFRRDAHPMAIMVGVVGALAAFYHDSLDINNDSHREIAAFRLLSKMPTLASMCYKYSIGQPFIYPRNDLSYAENFLHMMFANPCEDYEVNPVVARAMDKILTLHADHEQNASTSTVRLAGSSGANPFACIAAGIASLWGPAHGGANEACLRMLEEIGSVDNIPEYVDRAKDKDDPFRLMGFGHRVYKNYDPRATVMREACHEVLKELSIEDPLLDVAMELERIALSDPYFVEKKLYPNVDFYSGIILKAIGIPVSMFTVIFAMARTIGWIAHWNEMHGDPDNRIGRPRQLYTGKKMRDFEPLHERE